acaaaaactctaaagagaagaaaaacgGCAGATGGTTGGTATATTAACCAGCCTTCAACTCGATGAATACAGAAGAAAGGAAGTCTGCTGCATGCAtttcagaaacaaaacaaaaactgaatttatgcaaatttagTCAGAAATCATGTATATACAAGCTAACTACGACGTATGTACACAAGGAGTGGTCAgcaagtgaaaatattttgagtagAAACGTGAAAATCACACAATGGTCCTGCCATCCATCGATCTTCGGTTGAAGAAAACCTGTAGAGAAATTTACCAGAAATGCGCAaattaattgaacaaaaaatgtcgtTCTGTCTCTTCACGCATACAATCTTTGTCGCTTTTCATCGTCTGGTTAACATTGTAGAGTGAAGGACTTGGTTTCAAGGTTTATAGATATAATAAATCGTGTAATTGTTGTATGGGTTTCATTGCATACACATCTATTTAAGTGACGTAATTTTGTTCTTataaaaatgagaattttaatttgctcACATTTCTGAATTAAACGCTGCACTGCACTGTTCGTATTGTATATTTCTCTGTGAGAAGCAGCGACTTTTTGGGCCAGcgcctatttttgggaaaatctaaaattcgcaaaattttgtaaattttcctgaatttcgtaaatttcCCCAAAATTTCCTATCGAACCTTACCACTTGAATGTCAATTTTTGGCTTCAGAATTTAGAAAACTGTATAAGGCAGCGTGATCTGCATTTTATTctccatttggccaaaaatgtgccatcatggcttcacgtttaaaaatcgattttaagaatgCTTATGCCAAAAATTGGCATTTAAGTGATCAGGTTCTTTTGGTGTTAgcgaatttttggaaatttagaataaaaaaatcccaaaaatagGACTTGCTTCAAGCTGCTTGTTCGATGAATGCTAATAACTAATAAAGCAATAATTACTTTAGGCGTGTCTTAGAAATTAATACTTACTACACTTCCTCCCGTTCCATTAGTTTGTCCACCACTCAAGActcaaattttacaattaGACTTTTACGACCTTTTACGTTTAGTAAATTCATTAGCATAGAGACTTTTCTACCATAAATTATGTCcgaccaacaacaaaaaagaaccaaaaaaaatctccatAATTACTCGTCAAGTTCAATCAATTTCGGTTAATGCTAatatacgaaaatcaaatcgaATCAAAAACCAGAAAAGGAAAACAAGGCAACGGCGTTATAAACAAACTCGGTATAATCATAATAGAATATATTGATCGACGTCACCGATATACATATGTACTGCCATTTAAGTCAACATCAAGTTTAACCAAACGAACAGAAAAGCCAAGTACAAGGTCTATTATGGGTCCATTTAATATTGTGTTCTTTGAGTGAATgtaaaaaatgattattttttgtcgaagCTATTTTTAGATTCAAACAACATTTGATGCGAACACTTTGTCCATATCAATATTGAAAAGCTTTGCTCTATccgatttattttgataaggaaaatatttcgttgcAATTTTTGAACGGCACTGTAATATTACGCAAACGTTTTGTGATTAGCTTTGAATTCGCTGAAGCTGAATGCTGTCGTAAATACATTGAGAAATAGAAAGAATTCTCTTTTCGACACACACAAATATTGATTGATGTGCTGTCTTCAGCACTCATATATAGAGATGTTGGTAATATTTTCCCAGAAATACGCTTCGTTctttgaattaaataaattctaatGGAACGTGGTGACGATAATCGAAATATGCGAAGATATTAAACATTCTTTGTGGTATTTTTATGTATTTACGTAAGTTCCTCAGTTATCTCTGGATATATTCACCGACagaataaaaattactttatttCAACGTCTGTTGCTTGAGTGGAAATCTATGCGAATGAAGTGTGACCCAGATGGATTcttttccacatatttttttctcctaCTAGCATTGAGATATTCGATTTGAATTCTCCATGTGAATAACTCGATGGGTTTGTCTACGATTGAAATATGCGATGAAGAATCGAAttgatatttatattttactgCTCATGAGTCTGAAATCGTACACAGCATCCTAGCaatgcaatatttttgtggGCTTTATTCGGAAACAAGTGATCAATTTGCATCAGAGAACATTGTACAAATAGCCAAGGTATTACAAAGTGACTATACGAAATGAGCGAATAGTCTCTCCTTCGATATTCTGGAGAAAACAGTAATTTCTCAAGGCTGAGAGAGTGTCCATAAACGATGTCCACTTGATTCCCGTGCACCATGAAGCCAGCAGctttaaatatttgataacTCGAGAACTAGTGAAATGTAGGGTCGACACCCCCAAAAACTCCTAATATGGATGTAGAACACACAGTTTACTTAATGCAACGCATATTTTTGGAATGTTGCAAAACGTGCGAATAATCAATGCTATTCGaatcaaatcaattgaaaatgctCAAATCTTGAGGAGAGCCCTCCTGCCTTCTTACATCCTCCGCATCTCATCTGCAGTATTCATTTCACatctctgtttttttttttatttcagaaatatttGCATGGAAGAaccgaaaaagaaattgaatatttaacaTCGTCAAAAACTGGAGGAGCGACCCCTTTAGTGATCGCCTGCCGAAACGGACATTATGATATCGCTTACTATTTACTTCACACTGTGGGCGTTGACTGTGAACAGACTGGATCAGGTACAATAATTTCCGCATTGACTAAAAAGCGATcataattttgatgaaaaatcttCTCTTACAATTTTCAGTTACATTTGATGGTGAAACAATCGAAAGTGCACCACCGCTATGGTAAGTGGATCCAGAGATTTGTGGTAGCGAAACGAAATTACCTGAACGTTATTTTAGGGTCGCTGCCGCTGCTGGTCATCCATTTATTGTAAGACTTTTAATAAAACATGGTGCCAATGTAAATAGTACCACCCGCACAAATTCAACTCCATTGAGAGCTGCTTGTTACGATGGCCACTATGAGATCGTAAAATATTTAGTCAAGAATGGTGCAGGTAGGTTCAATGACTCGACGTCCCTGAGCGCCCTTTTAATCAACTCTTATCATCTACAGATATCGAGATTGCGAATAGACACGGACACACCTGTCTCATGATTGCTTGCTATAAGGGTCGCTATAAAATCGCTCAATATCTCCTGTCGTTAGGTGCTAAAGTAAATCGTCGAAGCGTCAAAGGCAACACACCGCTACACGATTGCGCTGAATCTGGATCGTTAGACATTCTTCGATTATTGCTGGAAAATGGTGCCACTATGGACGTAGATTACTACGGAATGACTCCGCTGCTAGCTGCTAGTGTGACTGGTCATTTGCACATCGTAGAATATCTAATTAGACTGCCGATCGTGAAACGTGAGGATAAAATTGCCGCTCTTGAATTGCTCGGTTCAACATATGTGGACAAGAATCGGGACATGATCGTGGCGTTGTCGCTGTGGAAACGTGCTATGGAAGAGCGATACAATGTCGAGCCTCAAATCGAAAAGCCCACCGTATCAGAGCCGATCCCTGCCTACGATAatgcaaaagaaattttggacATAAATGCTCTAGAAGACCTAGTCATGGATCCGGATGCAATGCGAATGCAAGCATTGGTGATACGAGAACGAATACTAGGTCCAGCCCATCCAGACACCAGTTATTACATTCGATTCCGAGGTGCTATTTACGCTGATGCCGGCAGATTCGATCGATGCATCGAATTGTGGATGTACGCACTGACCATGCAACAGAGCATTTTGGAGCCGTTAAGTCCGATGACACAATCATCGCTGTTGTCTTTCGCTGAATTATTCAGTTATATGCTGGGTGAAACCAACAAACCAGTGACACGGGGACGTGTAGTTCCACCGATAGAAACCAAAGATTTGATGATGGTGTTTCGTAAAGCCGTAAAGGAGGTAGAATTAGGTCAACAAATGCTCAACAAAATTCCAGAAGCGCAACAAGATCCATTGGCATTATGTCGTGCCTTAATCAGTGCACTGCATATAGCTTGTCTAATAGCACGATTGTTGGATGAGGAGGATTGCAGTCCCAGTTTACGAAAAGAAATCCTGAAGGCGTTGTACGATCTTATTAGTTTGAAGGTGAGTGCAAATGAGTGATGAAGATGACAACACATCCATCATTTCCGTTGTATCTGTGTCGTGTATGCAGAGTATTGAATTGATTCAACCGTTTTGTATTTAGGTTGTCCTTAAGTCTGGTCGAACATCATTGCATTTGGCGTGTTATCGGGAAGCAGGACTAGTTGGTCGGTATCCAGCTTGTCAATTTCCATCGCCACAATTAGCCAAAGCACTGTTATTAGTCGGTGCGGATCCAAATAGTACAGACGATTCTGGTAACACCCCTTTACATTTAGCAGCACTAGCCCGACCATGCCCTCCAGAATTAGCACAGACACTGCTAGAACATGGCGCCCATCTGGTATGTTTGGAATAAAGTTTAATTTGCAAAAGATTCCCtcgaaagtaaaatttcttGATTTAGGACACACGGAATCTGGATGGTGACACATTCGAATCATTGCTGCAAAACCAGAAGGTTCACGAATTAGTTAATCCGCTCAAGTACACCCGACTATCGTGTTTGGCCGCTCGAACGATACAAAAACATGGACTGAAATATAGCAGAGAGGTTCCAACCAGCCTGCACGAATTCATCGAATCACATTGATTCCGCCGTCCGGGCGTTCATACAATATCTGGACCGAATTTATGCAAACAGCCCCCGTCTCTATAACCTACCAtagtttcatttttcgtatttttaatttttttataatttttctttctgcaATTGTGATTTTACTATGTAGTAGTCAGTCAGCGCATTGTGGTGTGTATGTGTTGAGTTGTACTGAATAAGAGAATAAGAGAAAAACGAAGAGGAAGCAAAGTGAAACGAAGcagcaaaaatgtatttcgtgTGCGATAACTTTAAGTTTAAGTTTAGCTCGGACAGAAATTTGTGTCTGTTGAGTGAACGTAATGAGTTACATTGACTAAGCGAAAGcgttgttaaaattaaaatgttctaAGTGGAGAAGTTTGATTATCAGAATAtcaacagcaaaaaaataaaaataaaaaagaattgaagTTTCGACCGGTTTTTACTTTTCTAATGCCTCGTCTGTCTATCCGTCTCCGAGGAAACATCTTATGAATCATCCCATCAAACTACCCAAGAAAAATGTCCAATGAGATTTATACACCGACAAGCCAGAGGTGAAGATCACACCTGTAGCACCCCGTACAATTTACCTTTACAAGAGACAAAATTACTCTTTACAGGTCAGATTTTTAActctcttttttgtcagtgaatACTTTAGGTCGTAGAGTTATAATCTGTTTTTGAAGACTGCCTTTTTTTCGGAATAGCTACATTCAGTGGCGGATTACCCTTTATGGGCAATTCAATATCGTGCCCATGgtgctggaaaaatttggcgCTGAGTTCAATCACTGAATGTACAATTATTGTCTGAAAAGAAATTGTATATTCGTGGATCctggatttgagcactatttcaaaggactctcaatgattggcgctgtcggcaagtcggtcacttctgtcatttcaccgaacaatattttcaataagaaAAGACCGAAGGCAGTGCCACcgctgatttttgcggtagtgacgacatagcaatttccacaatctatttcaaactcaaaattttttcgtCATAAAACGAGATATATGGCCGTGTTGCGGCTGCCAAATACATAAGTGTCCCGACAGCCTCTGTAAATGGATAATTTTTAGCCGATTTTCCAGTTTCTGTCACGTTTCTTTCTGCCGATGTTGATTGTGAcattctgaatttttccagGCGACGATTTATTTCTAGTCCAACAAAACAATCTGCCTCAAAGATACGAATTTTGAATTccgtttgaagaaaatccaTTAGGTCGTCGATGACTTAGCTACTGTAATACCATCATCGATGAAAATGCCTAAAATCATTCGTCTATCACGATTTCTCACGAACACACACTGATCAGCGTCAGCAACTTGAAAACTGTACATCTTGTGGAAATCagtgaactttttttctaaatcaatttattttcggcttttatttttcactacCTTTTTGGCATATAGTcaaccaatactctctctagcgaGAGGGTAGTGAGTCGACGAGCTCGACTGTTAAGTCATAACTCTTaaactcaaatattttaagatttttgatgatttaaatTACACTTTCCTCTCGATCTATTCCTTTCGGCTGTATAGCCTTCTTACTTCTCACTGCTTCGTTCGCGTGCTTTTTCTTTTCacctttttcacttttctacTTTCTTTTTCCCGGTTCCTCCAGCAAATTTTCCTGGTTTTATGTCCTACTTTTCCACCGTTTTTATCTAATTTTTCCAGAGCAGAAAGATTTCACCTTAGCTCTCCCCAAACAAGCAACAAGCTTAGAATTGTGATGTGGTCTTCATGAACTGAAGTTTTTAACTTTTACCTCATGCAGGTCAGTGCTATACCAATCAAAACGCATTTTCTCTTAAGATGTACCAGAATTTGTGTAGTGTGTCGCTGCGCTCGCAATTACTTGATTCGTCATATATGAGTATAGACAAATTGGCGCTGAAATTGCGTTTGCCAGTGGCTACATTAATTACTTTGATTTTACTGGAATAGTATTTTGTTCACGaaaggaaaaaagttggaaatttcatttcgtggATGTGAGGATTtgcgagaaaatgaaatttcctacttttttcCTAGGTCAGCACAACGTTTTTTACAACAAGGGTTcccacggtgcggttgaatgaattttaactgagcatttcgatgaacttttgatatttttagaTATTATGAGTCAGctcggagccctgaacaaggttgcacaaaaaaaaaatattttcatccgTACCGTCGATGACATTGGTGACATTGGTCACTTGCACTTAGGGtatcaaatttttgtacaattgttattagaatATCAGGCACTATCGATTGAAACCACAACCAGTTCTCCACCACTCTCTCTGTAGACAGGATGGGCTATGCACCAATGTCACCGACAGTACggatggaaaatttttgtggaaccttgttcagggctccgagctgactaataatatccaaaaatatcaaaagtgcatcgaaatgctcagtttaaattcattcaaccgcaccgtgttCCACAAGTTTCAGCTAAGGTGAggaaatgactattttctcgccagcgttgtgagaaaaacattgcataaaaaatagtaatCCATCTGGAAAGtgtcgactatgtaacttttgTTTCAAGTGGGTTGCTCAGACTTTAAACGTTAGTGGAGCTGTATCATCCAAAATTTCGATCGATTTAAATTCTGCTGAGTATATGTAATCAACTacaatgtgaaaatttgaaagcTAAGACTGTTCGACTGTCCTATAAATTCAGTTGATTCAACGCTGGACACCATTTGCAGTGATTTTTGCATTCAAATTGGTTGTTGCATAAATATGTTATAAACGCAGGcaagaaaatagtcattttcttcCCTCTGTGGAGActtgttgtgaaaaattcaatttacttcggaaacagattgaaaatttcatttacttggtaaacaaatatcatgtccggagtgatagcggaggacttgacgcagtctaaccccCAAAAATAACTATGGTTGTTCGTCAAGATGCAGCTAGTCTCATAGCTTTAAGAACAATTCGATAGTGAGATTCACCGCTTCGAACTCATGTTTGTGCTCGAATTAGTGGAACGTTCTATTTGGAAATGATCCGTTGAGTAGTCGCTAGTG
This genomic stretch from Bradysia coprophila strain Holo2 chromosome II, BU_Bcop_v1, whole genome shotgun sequence harbors:
- the LOC119067631 gene encoding protein fem-1 homolog CG6966 — its product is MLHAAMVDYKIDFKLAVYNACRDNNLNGLTKYLHGRTEKEIEYLTSSKTGGATPLVIACRNGHYDIAYYLLHTVGVDCEQTGSVTFDGETIESAPPLWVAAAAGHPFIVRLLIKHGANVNSTTRTNSTPLRAACYDGHYEIVKYLVKNGADIEIANRHGHTCLMIACYKGRYKIAQYLLSLGAKVNRRSVKGNTPLHDCAESGSLDILRLLLENGATMDVDYYGMTPLLAASVTGHLHIVEYLIRLPIVKREDKIAALELLGSTYVDKNRDMIVALSLWKRAMEERYNVEPQIEKPTVSEPIPAYDNAKEILDINALEDLVMDPDAMRMQALVIRERILGPAHPDTSYYIRFRGAIYADAGRFDRCIELWMYALTMQQSILEPLSPMTQSSLLSFAELFSYMLGETNKPVTRGRVVPPIETKDLMMVFRKAVKEVELGQQMLNKIPEAQQDPLALCRALISALHIACLIARLLDEEDCSPSLRKEILKALYDLISLKVVLKSGRTSLHLACYREAGLVGRYPACQFPSPQLAKALLLVGADPNSTDDSGNTPLHLAALARPCPPELAQTLLEHGAHLDTRNLDGDTFESLLQNQKVHELVNPLKYTRLSCLAARTIQKHGLKYSREVPTSLHEFIESH